A single window of Helicobacter pylori NCTC 11637 = CCUG 17874 = ATCC 43504 = JCM 12093 DNA harbors:
- a CDS encoding RluA family pseudouridine synthase produces MQKVFIAPTHYKRIDEFLAKELQISKNQVLNLIKEGLVFCQKKEVKKGGLALKEGDEITLLTPKIAPKPLKKELDLEIEVIFEDEDLLVLNKPPNLVVHKALSVKEPTLVDWLESQNYELSNLGLKERYGIVHRLDKDTSGGIVIAKNNFTHVHLSEQLKTKMMGRYYIALLSTPLKEEKMSVECYLARNPNNRLKMIALKAAKKEKSRYSKSEFTSLLTSQNGMDLIGAKLFTGRTHQIRAHLEYLNRHIIGDNLYGLNGALSKEEIRIMLHAYLIEFKHPRSEQKLRFKVPLLKDMLEYFKKVFDKENLDEVLDEEKILHAFIAK; encoded by the coding sequence ATGCAAAAAGTTTTCATCGCCCCTACCCATTACAAACGCATTGATGAATTTTTAGCCAAAGAATTGCAAATTTCTAAAAACCAGGTATTGAATTTGATTAAAGAAGGGTTAGTGTTTTGTCAAAAAAAGGAGGTCAAAAAAGGGGGGTTAGCCTTAAAAGAGGGCGATGAAATCACGCTTTTAACGCCCAAAATCGCGCCCAAACCCTTAAAAAAAGAGCTTGATTTAGAAATAGAAGTCATTTTTGAAGATGAAGACTTGTTAGTGTTAAATAAGCCCCCTAATCTAGTCGTCCATAAAGCCCTAAGCGTGAAAGAGCCTACTTTAGTGGATTGGTTGGAATCTCAAAATTACGAGCTTTCTAATCTTGGCTTAAAAGAGCGCTATGGGATTGTGCATCGTTTGGATAAGGATACGAGCGGAGGGATTGTCATCGCTAAAAATAATTTTACCCATGTTCATTTGAGCGAGCAGCTCAAAACTAAAATGATGGGGCGCTACTATATCGCCTTGCTTTCAACGCCCTTAAAAGAAGAAAAAATGAGCGTGGAATGCTATTTGGCAAGAAACCCCAATAACCGCTTAAAAATGATAGCGCTCAAAGCGGCCAAAAAAGAAAAAAGCCGTTATTCTAAAAGCGAATTTACTAGCTTGCTGACTTCTCAAAATGGCATGGATTTGATAGGGGCTAAACTATTCACCGGGCGCACGCACCAGATCAGAGCGCATTTAGAATATTTGAACAGACACATCATAGGCGATAATCTTTACGGGCTTAATGGGGCGCTTTCTAAAGAAGAAATAAGAATCATGCTGCATGCCTATTTGATAGAGTTCAAACACCCTAGAAGCGAGCAAAAACTGCGCTTTAAAGTTCCCCTATTAAAGGATATGTTAGAATACTTTAAAAAAGTTTTTGACAAGGAGAATTTAGATGAGGTCTTGGATGAAGAAAAAATACTTCACGCTTTTATTGCAAAGTAG
- a CDS encoding fibronectin type III domain-containing protein, with protein MKKKYFTLLLQSSVVLAVFIGCSSTRNHTFSALNNKENIDTKLPVVHSIKTINDVSSVGFEWPKIADTYDIDGFILYRLKKDSKLKRIATIKNPYATHYYDEGLETESSYTYQLATYKGDKISKLSEPVLVKTSFINPVESVFASLEYPKSVKVFWSPHPNPSVSKYIVQRQNKDGKFVSVGAVKNRLFVEFFDKDLEDGKKYRYQVIAENFMGDKSRPSIIVEGKTKDLPKEIANVRVSQNLTRHIELSWDKSSQADVIAYRIYASNNRNDKYKFIAQTTNTSYVDKIEKDNLTRYYKVVALDKTHLEGALPKEPAMGETADRPEAPIITKGTIQDSSALIQWENNPSAKIATYAVYRFEANSKTPLRFGNIAKNQFVDKDMKVGVAYRYQVVSVDKDGLESHPSKEVRLFLER; from the coding sequence ATGAAGAAAAAATACTTCACGCTTTTATTGCAAAGTAGTGTGGTATTAGCGGTTTTTATAGGGTGTTCTTCTACCAGGAATCATACTTTTTCAGCCCTTAACAATAAAGAAAATATAGATACTAAGCTTCCGGTAGTCCATTCTATTAAAACCATTAACGATGTGAGTTCGGTGGGTTTTGAATGGCCTAAAATCGCTGATACTTATGATATTGATGGGTTTATTTTGTATCGTTTGAAAAAAGACTCCAAGCTTAAAAGAATCGCCACGATTAAAAACCCTTATGCGACCCATTATTATGATGAGGGGCTAGAAACAGAGAGTTCTTACACTTACCAGCTCGCCACTTACAAGGGCGATAAAATCTCTAAACTTTCAGAGCCTGTTTTAGTGAAAACCTCTTTTATCAATCCTGTAGAAAGCGTTTTTGCAAGCCTTGAATACCCTAAAAGTGTGAAAGTCTTTTGGAGCCCGCACCCTAACCCTAGCGTTTCTAAATACATCGTTCAAAGGCAGAATAAAGACGGCAAATTTGTTAGCGTGGGGGCTGTGAAAAACCGCTTGTTTGTGGAGTTTTTTGATAAAGATTTAGAAGATGGGAAAAAATACCGCTACCAAGTCATCGCCGAAAATTTCATGGGGGATAAATCTAGGCCTAGTATCATAGTGGAGGGGAAAACCAAAGATTTACCCAAAGAAATCGCTAATGTTAGAGTGAGCCAAAACCTCACACGACACATTGAATTGAGTTGGGATAAATCTTCTCAAGCGGATGTGATAGCTTATCGCATTTACGCTTCCAATAACCGCAACGATAAATACAAATTCATCGCTCAAACCACCAACACTTCCTATGTGGATAAAATAGAAAAAGACAACCTCACTCGTTATTACAAAGTCGTTGCCCTTGATAAAACGCATCTTGAAGGGGCATTACCCAAAGAGCCTGCAATGGGTGAGACCGCTGACAGGCCCGAAGCCCCTATCATCACTAAAGGGACTATTCAAGACTCTTCAGCCCTCATTCAATGGGAAAATAACCCAAGCGCTAAAATAGCCACTTATGCGGTGTATCGTTTTGAAGCCAACTCCAAAACCCCTTTGCGCTTTGGGAATATCGCCAAAAACCAATTCGTGGATAAGGACATGAAAGTGGGCGTGGCTTACCGCTATCAAGTGGTGAGCGTGGATAAAGATGGTTTAGAGTCGCACCCAAGCAAAGAAGTGCGCTTATTTTTAGAGCGCTAA
- the trmB gene encoding tRNA (guanosine(46)-N7)-methyltransferase TrmB gives MPHFLAKLDSKPLEYPLIAGDFCFHKEFLSLKHPTKSCVYASFKDRIFLLQKIRRAGDFLIKSEKATPLKREILKQALRIYSQSFEVISHNLQENSKHASQKKALDLETFEDFIQKNQAPILAEIGFGSGRHLIELAKNNPTKTCLGIEIHTPSIAQALKQIELLDLKNLHILQGDGRLVLESMPNYKCEKIFVHFPVPWNEKKHRRVLSEKFLNEALRVLKPRGFLELRTDDSLYFEDSLKLALKNLQCEIEIKKNAQIPVISKYEARWNKLKKDIYDLRIYSLESNETPFDNHAFDFSFDTITMSKKSVGTILKTKKIIQEGYFVHVCNIYEDKGDFLVEVSMGDFDWPVRLFVLLTENQIFYLNKSPLKTLNNHKAHLLLQNILSQKGIG, from the coding sequence ATGCCCCATTTTTTAGCCAAGCTAGACTCCAAGCCTTTAGAATACCCCTTAATTGCAGGGGATTTTTGTTTTCATAAGGAATTTTTAAGCTTAAAACACCCCACTAAAAGCTGTGTGTATGCGAGTTTCAAGGATCGCATTTTTTTATTGCAAAAAATCCGGCGAGCGGGTGATTTTTTGATCAAAAGCGAAAAAGCAACGCCCTTAAAACGAGAAATTTTAAAACAAGCTTTAAGGATTTATTCGCAATCTTTTGAAGTCATTTCGCATAATTTGCAAGAAAATTCTAAACATGCGAGCCAAAAAAAAGCCCTTGATTTAGAAACTTTTGAAGACTTTATTCAAAAAAATCAAGCCCCTATTTTAGCCGAAATTGGTTTTGGGAGCGGTAGGCATTTGATAGAATTAGCCAAAAACAACCCCACTAAAACATGCTTAGGGATAGAGATTCACACCCCTTCTATCGCGCAAGCGTTAAAGCAAATTGAATTGTTGGATTTAAAAAATCTGCACATCTTGCAAGGCGATGGCCGTTTGGTTTTAGAGAGCATGCCAAATTATAAGTGCGAGAAAATTTTTGTGCATTTCCCTGTGCCATGGAATGAGAAAAAACACCGCCGGGTGCTAAGCGAAAAGTTTTTAAACGAAGCTTTAAGGGTTTTAAAGCCTAGAGGGTTTTTGGAATTACGCACCGATGATAGCCTTTATTTTGAAGACAGCCTAAAATTAGCCCTAAAAAACCTTCAATGCGAGATAGAAATCAAAAAAAACGCTCAAATCCCGGTTATCAGCAAGTATGAAGCGCGTTGGAATAAACTCAAAAAAGATATTTATGATTTAAGGATTTATTCTTTAGAATCGAATGAAACCCCTTTTGATAACCATGCATTTGATTTTTCTTTTGATACAATAACAATGAGTAAAAAGAGCGTTGGAACGATTTTAAAAACCAAAAAAATCATCCAAGAGGGGTATTTTGTGCATGTTTGTAATATTTATGAGGATAAGGGGGATTTTTTAGTGGAAGTGAGTATGGGGGATTTTGATTGGCCTGTGCGTTTGTTTGTTTTATTAACAGAAAATCAGATTTTTTACCTCAATAAAAGCCCCTTAAAAACCTTAAACAACCACAAAGCGCATCTTTTGCTTCAAAATATCCTAAGCCAAAAGGGAATTGGATGA
- a CDS encoding ABC transporter ATP-binding protein, with product MSVIIAANNLCLQYQQNEPVIKHANLRIKRKDFVFISGPSGSGKSTLLRSFYGDLKLFSGKLEVCNINMNNASKATILDLRKNIGVVFQDYKLIQDYTIEQNIKLPMVICGVKKEECHLQLEKLLGHIDLRHKANRYPKELSGGEQQRVAMARAMANCPELILADEPTGNLDDYSSDKIWSLLRGMNTQLNATIVVVTHKFPKNFSAYHRKFYIEDGEVYEYS from the coding sequence ATGAGTGTGATCATCGCAGCGAACAATCTATGCTTACAATACCAGCAAAACGAACCGGTCATCAAGCATGCTAATTTGCGCATCAAACGCAAGGACTTTGTGTTCATTTCAGGGCCTAGCGGGAGCGGTAAAAGCACGCTTTTGCGTTCGTTTTATGGGGATTTAAAACTTTTTAGCGGTAAATTAGAAGTTTGCAATATCAACATGAATAACGCTTCAAAAGCAACGATTTTAGATTTGCGTAAAAATATTGGCGTGGTTTTCCAAGATTATAAATTGATCCAAGATTACACGATTGAGCAAAACATCAAACTGCCGATGGTGATTTGTGGCGTTAAAAAAGAAGAATGCCATTTGCAGCTAGAAAAACTTTTAGGGCATATTGATTTACGCCATAAGGCTAACCGCTACCCCAAAGAGCTCAGCGGAGGCGAACAACAGCGAGTGGCTATGGCTAGAGCTATGGCGAACTGCCCTGAACTCATTTTAGCCGATGAGCCTACCGGGAATTTAGACGATTATTCTAGCGATAAAATCTGGAGCCTGTTAAGGGGCATGAACACGCAATTAAACGCTACGATCGTGGTGGTTACGCACAAATTCCCTAAAAATTTTAGCGCTTATCACCGAAAATTTTATATAGAAGATGGGGAAGTTTATGAATACTCTTAA
- a CDS encoding FtsX-like permease family protein, translating to MNTLKKHLAFIIPLVALLFSLECVLFINQAIEQKEKKLIEDYSVVLASTQKLSLELLRQNFSEIIALKEIDPNYSLEPLQKTLGIDGLKELRKNLPFFYSLQLSTFPTQERLENIKEKLLKIPGVQKVEVFAKTYMQVYDLLSFIKAAVYIFALVVFVLSVLLMFKQVRIWIYQYHERLEIMDLLGASVSFKNGFLYKIALMDSLIASFLAPMLMLYTTSQKGFEKTMDTLGIIGGAFVLNHFLWGLLFSLVISFVSVLLVAWRTRHV from the coding sequence ATGAATACTCTTAAAAAGCATTTAGCCTTTATCATTCCCCTAGTAGCGTTATTGTTTAGCTTGGAGTGTGTGTTGTTTATCAATCAAGCGATTGAACAAAAAGAAAAAAAATTGATTGAAGATTATTCAGTCGTGTTGGCCAGCACGCAAAAATTAAGCTTGGAATTGTTGCGTCAAAATTTTAGCGAAATCATAGCGTTGAAAGAAATTGATCCTAATTATTCTTTAGAACCTCTTCAAAAAACTTTAGGCATAGACGGGCTTAAGGAATTAAGAAAAAATTTGCCCTTTTTTTATTCTTTACAACTTTCCACATTCCCCACTCAAGAGCGTTTAGAAAACATTAAAGAAAAATTGCTCAAAATCCCTGGCGTTCAAAAAGTTGAAGTCTTTGCCAAAACTTACATGCAAGTGTATGATCTCTTGAGTTTTATTAAAGCAGCGGTCTATATCTTTGCGTTAGTGGTCTTTGTCTTATCGGTTTTATTGATGTTTAAGCAAGTCCGCATCTGGATCTATCAATACCATGAGAGGTTAGAGATCATGGATTTATTAGGGGCTTCAGTGTCTTTTAAAAACGGGTTTTTGTATAAAATAGCTTTAATGGATTCTCTAATCGCTAGTTTTTTAGCCCCCATGCTCATGCTCTATACCACTTCGCAAAAAGGTTTTGAAAAAACGATGGATACTTTGGGTATTATAGGAGGCGCGTTTGTTTTAAACCATTTTTTATGGGGACTGCTTTTTAGCCTTGTGATCTCATTTGTTTCTGTTTTACTTGTAGCTTGGAGGACTAGACATGTATAA
- a CDS encoding murein hydrolase activator EnvC family protein, translating to MYKLGIFLLATLLSANTQKVSDIAKDIQHKETLLKKTHEEKNQLNSRLSSLGEAIRSKELQKAEMERQMIALKKSLEKNRNESLAQEKVLTNYRKSLDHLQKQRSFLQKRVFDTLLEDFLFSQALKGQNLASSNDVILQVAFENLHQSTLSKMSQLSQEEKELNTQALKVKSSIQKISSIIDEQKTREVTLKSLQTEQNKLILSMQKDYAIYNQRLTLLEKERQNLNALLKRLNIIKQNRENEEKVSLKKSSQALEVKQVASSYQNINTTSYNGPKTIAPLNDYEVVQKFGPYIDPVYNLKIFSESITLVSKTPNALVRNVLDGKIVFAKEINMLKKVVIIEHKNGIRTIYSQLDKIAPTIKSGMRIQKGYVLGRIDQRLGFEVTMREKHINPLELIARN from the coding sequence ATGTATAAATTAGGAATATTTTTATTAGCCACCTTACTATCAGCTAACACGCAAAAAGTGAGCGATATTGCTAAAGATATTCAACATAAAGAAACCCTTTTGAAAAAAACCCATGAAGAAAAAAACCAACTAAACAGCCGTTTGAGTTCTTTGGGCGAAGCGATCCGCTCTAAAGAGCTTCAAAAAGCTGAGATGGAGCGCCAAATGATCGCTTTAAAAAAGAGTCTTGAAAAAAATCGTAACGAAAGTTTGGCGCAAGAAAAAGTCCTAACTAACTACCGCAAATCTTTAGATCATTTGCAAAAACAACGATCGTTTTTACAAAAGAGGGTGTTTGATACGCTTTTAGAGGATTTTCTTTTCTCACAAGCCTTAAAGGGGCAGAATTTAGCCTCTTCTAATGATGTGATTTTACAAGTAGCGTTTGAAAACTTGCACCAAAGCACCCTGTCTAAAATGTCGCAACTAAGCCAAGAAGAAAAGGAACTCAATACGCAAGCTTTAAAAGTCAAAAGCAGCATTCAAAAAATCTCATCCATCATAGATGAGCAAAAAACTCGTGAAGTAACCTTAAAATCCTTGCAAACCGAACAAAATAAGCTCATTTTGAGCATGCAAAAAGATTATGCGATCTATAACCAACGCCTAACCCTTTTAGAAAAAGAGCGCCAGAATTTAAACGCTCTTTTAAAACGCTTGAATATCATCAAGCAAAACAGAGAAAATGAAGAAAAAGTCAGTTTGAAAAAATCTTCTCAAGCCTTAGAAGTCAAACAAGTAGCGAGCTCTTATCAAAATATCAACACCACGAGCTATAACGGGCCAAAAACGATCGCTCCTTTGAACGATTATGAAGTGGTGCAAAAATTTGGCCCCTATATTGATCCGGTTTATAATTTAAAAATTTTTAGCGAGTCTATCACGCTAGTGTCAAAAACCCCAAACGCTTTGGTGCGTAATGTTTTGGACGGGAAAATCGTGTTCGCTAAAGAAATCAACATGCTTAAAAAAGTCGTTATCATTGAGCATAAAAACGGCATCCGCACGATTTATTCCCAACTAGATAAAATCGCCCCCACCATTAAAAGCGGCATGCGGATCCAAAAAGGCTATGTTTTAGGGCGCATTGATCAACGCTTGGGCTTTGAAGTTACCATGAGAGAAAAACACATCAACCCCTTAGAACTCATCGCGCGCAATTAA
- a CDS encoding FlaG family protein, which produces MVNEVQGIGIPTSHTSVQTTPTKEISRTNTTNTIDESKTTIDPDQYKPKLELLSERLNEEMKRIGTDINFSYNDTIKGLVVSVKDANGDKVIREIPSKEAVELMQRMRDVIGIIFDKRG; this is translated from the coding sequence ATGGTCAATGAAGTTCAAGGGATTGGGATTCCCACATCTCACACAAGCGTTCAAACAACCCCCACAAAAGAGATCAGTCGCACAAATACTACAAACACTATTGATGAATCTAAGACAACAATAGACCCTGATCAATACAAACCCAAACTAGAATTATTGAGCGAGCGTCTGAATGAAGAAATGAAACGCATTGGCACGGATATTAATTTTAGTTATAACGATACGATCAAAGGGTTAGTGGTTTCAGTCAAAGACGCTAATGGGGATAAGGTGATAAGAGAAATACCCTCTAAAGAAGCCGTGGAGCTTATGCAAAGAATGCGCGATGTGATAGGTATTATCTTTGATAAAAGAGGCTAA
- the fliD gene encoding flagellar filament capping protein FliD yields MAIGSLSSLGLGSKVLNYDVIDKLKDADEKALIAPLDKKMEQNVEKQKALVEIKTLLSALKGPVKTLSDYSTYISRKSNVTGDALSASVGAGVPIQDIKVDVQNLAQGDINELGAKFSSRDDIFSQVDTTLKFYTQNKDYAVDIKAGMTLGDVAQSITDATNGEVMGIVMKTGGNDPYQLMVNTKNTGEDNRIYFGSHLQSTLTNKNALSLGVDGSGKSEVSLNLKGADGNMHEVPIMLELPESASIKQKNTAIQKAIEQALENDPNFKDLVANGDISIDTLHGGESLIINDRRGGNIEVKGSKAKELGFLQTTTQESDLLKSSRTIKEGKLEGVISLNGQKLDLKTLTKEGNTSEENTDAIIQAINSKEGLNAFKNAEGKLVINSKTGMLTIKGEDALGKASLKDLGLNAGMVQSYEASQNTLFMSKNLQKASDSEFTYNGVSITRPTNEVNDVISGVNITLEQTTEPNKPAIISVSRDNQAIIDSLKEFVKAYNELIPKLDEDTRYDADTKIAGIFNGVGDIRAIRSSLNNVFSYSVHTDNGVESLMKYGLSLDDKGVMSLDEAKLSSALNSNPKATQDFFYGSDSKDMGGREIHQEGIFSKFNQVIANLIDGGNAKLKIYEDSLDRDAKSLTKDKENAQELLKTRYNIMAERFAAYDSQISKANQKFNSVQMMIDQAAAKKN; encoded by the coding sequence ATGGCAATAGGTTCATTAAGCTCATTAGGGCTTGGCAGTAAGGTTTTGAATTACGATGTGATTGACAAGCTTAAGGACGCTGATGAAAAAGCTTTAATCGCCCCACTAGACAAGAAAATGGAGCAAAATGTTGAAAAACAAAAAGCCCTTGTAGAAATTAAAACGCTCCTTTCAGCTCTCAAAGGCCCGGTTAAAACGCTTTCAGATTATTCCACTTATATCAGCCGAAAAAGCAATGTTACAGGCGATGCGTTGAGCGCGAGCGTGGGGGCTGGCGTGCCTATTCAAGACATTAAAGTGGATGTGCAAAATTTAGCGCAAGGCGATATTAATGAATTAGGGGCGAAATTTTCTTCAAGAGACGATATTTTTAGCCAAGTGGATACCACGCTCAAATTTTACACGCAAAACAAGGACTACGCCGTTGATATTAAAGCAGGAATGACTTTAGGCGATGTGGCTCAAAGCATCACGGACGCTACCAATGGCGAAGTGATGGGCATTGTGATGAAAACAGGAGGGAATGACCCCTACCAATTAATGGTGAATACCAAAAACACCGGCGAAGACAACCGCATCTATTTTGGCTCACACCTCCAATCCACGCTCACTAACAAAAACGCCCTTTCTTTGGGGGTTGATGGAAGCGGAAAAAGTGAAGTGAGTTTGAATTTAAAGGGGGCTGATGGGAATATGCATGAGGTCCCTATCATGCTAGAGCTCCCTGAAAGCGCTTCTATCAAACAAAAAAACACAGCGATCCAAAAAGCGATAGAGCAGGCTTTAGAAAACGACCCTAATTTTAAAGACTTGGTCGCTAATGGGGATATTTCCATAGACACTCTTCATGGGGGGGAATCTTTAATCATTAATGACAGGCGTGGGGGAAACATTGAAGTTAAAGGGAGTAAGGCTAAAGAGCTTGGGTTTTTACAAACCACCACCCAAGAAAGCGATTTATTAAAAAGCTCTCGCACGATAAAAGAGGGTAAATTGGAAGGGGTAATTAGCTTGAATGGTCAAAAACTGGATTTAAAAACCTTAACCAAAGAGGGCAACACCAGCGAAGAAAACACAGACGCTATCATTCAAGCGATCAATTCCAAAGAAGGCTTGAACGCGTTTAAAAACGCCGAAGGCAAGCTTGTGATCAATTCTAAAACCGGAATGCTCACCATTAAGGGCGAGGACGCTTTAGGCAAGGCCAGTTTGAAGGATTTGGGTTTAAATGCTGGCATGGTGCAATCTTATGAAGCTTCACAAAACACGCTTTTTATGTCTAAAAATTTACAAAAAGCGAGCGATTCAGAATTCACTTATAATGGGGTGAGCATCACACGCCCCACTAATGAAGTCAATGATGTGATTAGTGGGGTTAATATCACTTTAGAGCAAACCACAGAGCCTAATAAACCTGCCATTATCAGCGTGAGCAGAGACAATCAAGCCATTATAGACAGCCTTAAAGAATTTGTCAAAGCCTATAATGAGCTTATCCCTAAACTGGATGAAGACACGCGTTATGACGCTGACACTAAAATCGCTGGGATTTTTAACGGCGTGGGCGATATTCGCGCGATTCGTTCTTCTCTTAACAATGTGTTTTCTTATAGCGTGCATACGGATAATGGGGTAGAAAGCTTGATGAAATACGGGCTTAGTTTAGACGATAAGGGCGTGATGAGTTTAGATGAAGCCAAATTGAGTAGTGCGCTAAATTCTAACCCTAAAGCGACTCAAGATTTTTTCTATGGGAGCGATAGCAAGGATATGGGGGGCAGAGAAATCCACCAAGAGGGCATTTTTTCTAAATTCAATCAAGTCATCGCCAATCTCATAGACGGAGGGAACGCTAAATTAAAGATTTATGAAGATTCCCTAGACAGAGACGCTAAAAGCCTGACCAAAGACAAAGAAAACGCTCAAGAGCTTTTAAAAACCCGCTACAACATCATGGCGGAGCGTTTTGCGGCTTATGATAGCCAAATTTCTAAAGCCAATCAAAAATTCAATTCCGTGCAAATGATGATCGATCAAGCGGCGGCTAAAAAGAATTAA
- the fliS gene encoding flagellar export chaperone FliS, translating into MQYANAYQAYQHNRVSVESPAKLIEMLYEGILRFSSQAKRCIENEDIEKKIYYINRVTDIFTELLNILDYEKGGEVAVYLTGLYTHQIKVLTQANVENDASKIDLVLNVARGLLEAWREIHSDELA; encoded by the coding sequence ATGCAATACGCTAACGCTTACCAAGCCTACCAGCATAACCGAGTGAGTGTGGAATCCCCGGCAAAACTCATTGAAATGCTTTATGAAGGGATTTTAAGATTTTCTTCGCAAGCCAAACGCTGTATTGAAAATGAAGACATTGAAAAAAAGATTTATTATATTAACAGGGTTACGGATATTTTCACGGAATTATTGAATATTTTAGATTATGAAAAAGGGGGGGAAGTGGCGGTGTATCTTACAGGCTTATACACCCATCAAATCAAAGTTTTAACGCAGGCCAATGTGGAAAATGATGCGAGTAAGATTGATTTGGTGTTGAATGTGGCTAGGGGGTTGTTAGAAGCTTGGAGGGAAATCCATTCAGATGAACTCGCCTAA
- a CDS encoding tRNA threonylcarbamoyladenosine dehydratase: MSEPIDRFTRIRWLFKNDFEKIRRQRVLICGVGGVGGFALDALYRVGIGQITIIDKDVFDVTNQNRQIGSERIGESKVLVLQDLYKGVQALNLHIDEAFLNSFNFRDYDYILDCMDDLPIKTSLAVKCQNFAYGKFISSMGSAKRLNPKHIKVGSVWESYGDKFGRKFRDFLKKRRFKGDFKVVFSPEVPHCIELGSFNAVTASFGLQIASEVVQDIIKNERQ, from the coding sequence TTGTCTGAACCCATAGATAGATTCACGCGCATAAGGTGGTTGTTTAAAAACGATTTTGAAAAAATCCGCCGACAAAGGGTTTTAATCTGTGGCGTTGGGGGTGTTGGGGGCTTTGCGCTAGACGCTTTGTATCGTGTGGGGATAGGGCAAATCACTATCATTGACAAAGATGTGTTTGATGTTACCAATCAAAACCGCCAGATTGGATCAGAAAGGATAGGAGAATCTAAAGTGTTGGTGTTGCAAGATCTCTACAAGGGCGTTCAAGCTTTGAATTTGCATATAGATGAAGCGTTTTTAAATTCATTTAATTTTAGAGATTATGATTATATTTTAGATTGCATGGACGATTTGCCTATTAAAACAAGCCTAGCGGTAAAATGTCAAAATTTCGCTTATGGGAAGTTTATCAGCTCTATGGGGAGTGCAAAGCGTTTGAATCCTAAACACATCAAAGTGGGGAGCGTGTGGGAAAGCTATGGCGATAAATTCGGGCGTAAATTTAGGGATTTTTTAAAAAAACGCCGTTTTAAAGGGGATTTTAAAGTGGTTTTTAGCCCTGAAGTCCCGCATTGCATAGAGCTTGGGAGTTTTAATGCGGTTACGGCGAGTTTTGGTTTGCAAATAGCGAGTGAAGTCGTGCAAGATATTATCAAAAATGAAAGGCAATGA
- a CDS encoding carbon-nitrogen hydrolase gives MICAGVLQHAYCGSRKKTIEHTANLLEQALKKHPKTNLVVLQELNPYSYFCQSENPKFFDLGEYFEEDKAFFSALAQKFQVVLVASLFEKRAKGLYHNSAVVFEKDGSIAGVYRKMHIPDDPGFYEKFYFTPGDLGFEPIVTSVGKLGLMVCWDQWYPEAARIMALKGAEILIYPSAIGFLEEDSNEEKKRQQNAWETIQRGHAIANGLPLIATNRVGVELDPSGAIKGGITFFGSSFVVGALGEFLAKASDKEEILYAEIDLERTEEVRRMWPFLRDRRIDFYNDLLKRYI, from the coding sequence ATGATTTGTGCAGGCGTCCTCCAGCATGCTTATTGCGGCTCTAGAAAAAAAACCATAGAGCATACAGCCAACTTGCTTGAACAAGCGCTAAAAAAACACCCTAAGACCAATTTAGTGGTGCTGCAAGAATTAAACCCTTATAGTTATTTTTGCCAGAGCGAAAACCCTAAATTTTTTGATTTGGGCGAATATTTTGAAGAAGATAAGGCTTTTTTTAGCGCTTTAGCTCAAAAATTTCAAGTGGTGCTTGTCGCTTCTTTGTTTGAAAAACGCGCTAAAGGGTTGTATCACAACAGCGCGGTTGTGTTTGAAAAAGATGGCTCAATCGCTGGAGTGTATCGCAAAATGCACATTCCTGATGATCCGGGGTTTTATGAAAAATTTTATTTCACGCCGGGGGATTTGGGCTTTGAGCCTATTGTTACAAGCGTGGGTAAATTAGGGCTTATGGTGTGCTGGGATCAGTGGTATCCTGAAGCAGCAAGGATTATGGCTTTAAAAGGGGCAGAAATTTTAATCTATCCTAGCGCGATAGGGTTTTTAGAAGAAGACTCTAATGAAGAAAAAAAGCGTCAGCAAAACGCATGGGAGACGATCCAAAGAGGGCATGCGATCGCTAATGGCTTGCCTTTGATTGCGACTAACAGAGTGGGCGTAGAGTTAGATCCGAGCGGTGCGATTAAGGGGGGTATCACTTTTTTTGGCTCTAGTTTTGTGGTGGGGGCTTTGGGCGAATTTTTAGCTAAAGCGAGCGATAAAGAAGAGATTTTGTATGCGGAAATTGATTTAGAACGCACCGAAGAAGTGCGCCGAATGTGGCCGTTTCTGAGAGACAGACGCATTGATTTTTATAACGATTTGTTAAAACGCTATATTTAA